A window of Macrotis lagotis isolate mMagLag1 chromosome X, bilby.v1.9.chrom.fasta, whole genome shotgun sequence contains these coding sequences:
- the MROH6 gene encoding maestro heat-like repeat-containing protein family member 6 isoform X1 → MARGRRGWAGGAHRVPAGPLGALTLAALAEEIQISREGTGPSQGQSSQEHENPTEPVTAPRTESLEPDTASGVLQNEPQSPRASSSDPEPQPWEPEQHPQCLLVPGSLADFAVQTVVCLEDAGISGTQALAFSLSSALEETQGGQLPEKVREVVRGLHGQMAQLLEGRARRVALRALCSLAAEHTHEVVQTLLSHSLPCDSAAAELWRGLSRNQRVNGLVLVHLLQEVKGPPQIQGADPSPGSSPGLSPQGAKPQIQALAATRALGEMLAVSGCVAATRGFYPQVLIALVTHLHQLASCAHSPQVQVKVPGPPPNHASCAVEALKALLNGDGGRMVVTCMEQSGGWRRLIGSGTHLEGVLLLASALVAHADHHLRGLFADLLPGLQSTDQARRLTAMAFFTGLLQSQPATRLLRDEAIVQRLTSWQADPEPTVRWLGLLGLGHLALNRRRARHVGTLLRALLRALGEADTRLVGAALGALRRLLLRPGARARVSAKCARLGSRLRPLLDHEQDAVRASAIGLVGTLVGGCAPRRTRAVRELVLGSLVTLLLRLQDPSLDAAESAEWTLARCDQFLRWRLLEEISAMVHYDSPEALSRTCKRLVQWYPGRASVFLNQAQGYLRSLQVPIRRVAAMFIGFLIYHMDPDCVSPGLVDSLLHDLGEMQWDAEPCIRDVSHITMHQVRLVCRDQDSPQRSSFSPWQLFCCWGHHQDRERPIYEDSPFKPRSRAGLWGCGAPV, encoded by the exons ATGGCTAGAGGGAGGCGGGGATGGGCTGGAGGAGCCCACAGGGTCCCTGCAGGGCCCCTGGGAGCCCTTACTCTGGCTGCATTGGCTGAGGAGATCCAGATCAGCCGAGAGGGAACTGGACCCAGTCAGGGGCAGTCTTCCCAGGAGCATGAGAACCCCACTGAACCAGTCACTGCACCAAGAACAGAGAGTTTGGAACCTGATACTGCCTCTGGGGTGCTGCAGAACGAGCCCCAATCTCCAAGGGCTTCTAGTTCAGATCCTGAACCCCAGCCCTGGGAGCCTGAACAG CATCCACAGTGCCTTCTGGTCCCTGGTTCCTTGGCAGATTTTGCTGTTCAAACTGTGGTCTGCCTTGAGGATGCTGGCATCTCAGGGACCCAGGCCTTGGCCTTCAGTCTCTCCTCAGCCTTGGAGGAGACTCAGGGTGGACAGCTCCCAGAAAAG GTACGGGAGGTGGTCCGGGGACTACATGGACAGATGGCTCAGCTCTTGGAAGGTAGGGCAAGGAGAGTGGCCCTAAGGGCACTTTGCTCATTGGCTGCAGAACACACACATGAGGTGGTCCAGACCCTGCTGTCTCACTCTCTGCCTTGTGACAG TGCAGCAGCTGAGTTGTGGCGGGGCCTGAGCAGGAATCAGAGGGTGAACGGGCTGGTCCTGGTGCACCTGTTGCAAGAGGTGAAGGGTCCCCCCCAGATCCAGGGCGCTGACCCCAGCCCCGGCTCCAGCCCTGGCCTGAGTCCCCAGGGAGCCAAGCCTCAAATCCAGGCATTGGCT GCCACAAGAGCACTGGGAGAGATGCTGGCAGTGTCTGGATGTGTGGCTGCTACGAGGGGCTTCTACCCCCAAGTGCTTATTGCTCTGGTAACCCACCTGCATCAACTGGCCTCCTGTGCCCATTCCCCCCAGGTTCAAGTCAAAGTCCCGGGTCCTCCCCCCAACCATGCTAG CTGTGCCGTGGAAGCTTTGAAGGCCCTGCTCAATGGGGATGGAGGCCGAATGGTGGTGACCTGCATGGAGCAGAGTGGGGGCTGGAGGCGCCTCATAGGATCTGGGACCCATCTGGAGGGTGTCCTCCTGCTGGCCAG TGCCCTGGTGGCTCATGCTGACCACCACCTGCGTGGACTCTTTGCAGACCTACTCCCGGGGCTTCAAAGCACAGATCAAGCTCGCCGCCTGACGGCGATGGCCTTCTTCACCGGG CTTCTTCAGAGTCAGCCGGCCACAAGGCTGTTGAGGGATGAAGCCATAGTGCAGCGTCTGACCTCCTGGCAGGCTGACCCCGAGCCCACCGTGCGCTGGCTCGGCCTCCTGGGCCTGGGCCACCTGGCCCTGAACCGCAGACGG GCGCGGCACGTGGGGACGCTGCTCCGGGCCCTGCTGCGCGCGCTGGGCGAGGCGGACACGCGGCTGGTCGGGGCGGCGCTGGGCGCGCTGCGGCGGCTGCTGCTGAGGCCCGGGGCTCGGGCGCGGGTGAGCGCCAAGTGCGCCCGCCTGGGCTCGCGCCTGAGGCCCCTGCTGGACCAC GAGCAGGACGCGGTCCGCGCCTCGGCCATCGGGCTCGTGGGCACCCTGGTGGGCGGCTGCGCCCCGCGGCGCACGAGGGCGGTGCGCGAGCTGGTGCTGGGCAGCCTGGTGACCCTGCTGCTGCGCCTGCAGGACCCGAGCCTGGACGCCGCCGAG AGTGCAGAATGGACTTTAGCTCGTTGTGACCAATTCCTGCGCTGGAGGCTCTTGGAGGAGATCTCAGCCATGGTTCACTATGACAGCCCAGAGGCTCTAAGCCGCACCTGCAAGCGACTG GTGCAGTGGTACCCTGGTAGAGCCTCTGTTTTCTTGAACCAGGCCCAAGGTTACCTGAGGAGTCTGCAGGTGCCCATTCGCCGGGTAGCAGCCATGTTCATAG GGTTTCTGATCTATCACATGGACCCCGACTGTGTCAGCCCTGGCCTGGTGGACTCATTGCTGCATG ATCTTGGGGAAATGCAGTGGGATGCTGAGCCTTGCATTCGAGATGTCTCTCACATCACCATGCACCAAGTACGGCTAGTGTGTAGGGACCAGGACTCCCCCCAACGTAGCAGCTTCTCCCCTTGGCAGCTGTTTTGCTGCTGGGGTCACCATCAAGATCGAGAGAGACCCATCTATGAGGACAGCCCCTTCAAGCCCAGGAGCCGGGCTGGCCTATGGGGGTGTGGGGCACCAGTCTGA
- the MROH6 gene encoding maestro heat-like repeat-containing protein family member 6 isoform X2, with amino-acid sequence MRTPLNQSLHQEQRVWNLILPLGCCRTSPNLQGLLVQILNPSPGSLNSIHSAFWSLVPWQILLFKLWSALRMLASQGPRPWPSVSPQPWRRLRVDSSQKSAAAELWRGLSRNQRVNGLVLVHLLQEVKGPPQIQGADPSPGSSPGLSPQGAKPQIQALAATRALGEMLAVSGCVAATRGFYPQVLIALVTHLHQLASCAHSPQVQVKVPGPPPNHASCAVEALKALLNGDGGRMVVTCMEQSGGWRRLIGSGTHLEGVLLLASALVAHADHHLRGLFADLLPGLQSTDQARRLTAMAFFTGLLQSQPATRLLRDEAIVQRLTSWQADPEPTVRWLGLLGLGHLALNRRRARHVGTLLRALLRALGEADTRLVGAALGALRRLLLRPGARARVSAKCARLGSRLRPLLDHEQDAVRASAIGLVGTLVGGCAPRRTRAVRELVLGSLVTLLLRLQDPSLDAAESAEWTLARCDQFLRWRLLEEISAMVHYDSPEALSRTCKRLVQWYPGRASVFLNQAQGYLRSLQVPIRRVAAMFIGFLIYHMDPDCVSPGLVDSLLHDLGEMQWDAEPCIRDVSHITMHQVRLVCRDQDSPQRSSFSPWQLFCCWGHHQDRERPIYEDSPFKPRSRAGLWGCGAPV; translated from the exons ATGAGAACCCCACTGAACCAGTCACTGCACCAAGAACAGAGAGTTTGGAACCTGATACTGCCTCTGGGGTGCTGCAGAACGAGCCCCAATCTCCAAGGGCTTCTAGTTCAGATCCTGAACCCCAGCCCTGGGAGCCTGAACAG CATCCACAGTGCCTTCTGGTCCCTGGTTCCTTGGCAGATTTTGCTGTTCAAACTGTGGTCTGCCTTGAGGATGCTGGCATCTCAGGGACCCAGGCCTTGGCCTTCAGTCTCTCCTCAGCCTTGGAGGAGACTCAGGGTGGACAGCTCCCAGAAAAG TGCAGCAGCTGAGTTGTGGCGGGGCCTGAGCAGGAATCAGAGGGTGAACGGGCTGGTCCTGGTGCACCTGTTGCAAGAGGTGAAGGGTCCCCCCCAGATCCAGGGCGCTGACCCCAGCCCCGGCTCCAGCCCTGGCCTGAGTCCCCAGGGAGCCAAGCCTCAAATCCAGGCATTGGCT GCCACAAGAGCACTGGGAGAGATGCTGGCAGTGTCTGGATGTGTGGCTGCTACGAGGGGCTTCTACCCCCAAGTGCTTATTGCTCTGGTAACCCACCTGCATCAACTGGCCTCCTGTGCCCATTCCCCCCAGGTTCAAGTCAAAGTCCCGGGTCCTCCCCCCAACCATGCTAG CTGTGCCGTGGAAGCTTTGAAGGCCCTGCTCAATGGGGATGGAGGCCGAATGGTGGTGACCTGCATGGAGCAGAGTGGGGGCTGGAGGCGCCTCATAGGATCTGGGACCCATCTGGAGGGTGTCCTCCTGCTGGCCAG TGCCCTGGTGGCTCATGCTGACCACCACCTGCGTGGACTCTTTGCAGACCTACTCCCGGGGCTTCAAAGCACAGATCAAGCTCGCCGCCTGACGGCGATGGCCTTCTTCACCGGG CTTCTTCAGAGTCAGCCGGCCACAAGGCTGTTGAGGGATGAAGCCATAGTGCAGCGTCTGACCTCCTGGCAGGCTGACCCCGAGCCCACCGTGCGCTGGCTCGGCCTCCTGGGCCTGGGCCACCTGGCCCTGAACCGCAGACGG GCGCGGCACGTGGGGACGCTGCTCCGGGCCCTGCTGCGCGCGCTGGGCGAGGCGGACACGCGGCTGGTCGGGGCGGCGCTGGGCGCGCTGCGGCGGCTGCTGCTGAGGCCCGGGGCTCGGGCGCGGGTGAGCGCCAAGTGCGCCCGCCTGGGCTCGCGCCTGAGGCCCCTGCTGGACCAC GAGCAGGACGCGGTCCGCGCCTCGGCCATCGGGCTCGTGGGCACCCTGGTGGGCGGCTGCGCCCCGCGGCGCACGAGGGCGGTGCGCGAGCTGGTGCTGGGCAGCCTGGTGACCCTGCTGCTGCGCCTGCAGGACCCGAGCCTGGACGCCGCCGAG AGTGCAGAATGGACTTTAGCTCGTTGTGACCAATTCCTGCGCTGGAGGCTCTTGGAGGAGATCTCAGCCATGGTTCACTATGACAGCCCAGAGGCTCTAAGCCGCACCTGCAAGCGACTG GTGCAGTGGTACCCTGGTAGAGCCTCTGTTTTCTTGAACCAGGCCCAAGGTTACCTGAGGAGTCTGCAGGTGCCCATTCGCCGGGTAGCAGCCATGTTCATAG GGTTTCTGATCTATCACATGGACCCCGACTGTGTCAGCCCTGGCCTGGTGGACTCATTGCTGCATG ATCTTGGGGAAATGCAGTGGGATGCTGAGCCTTGCATTCGAGATGTCTCTCACATCACCATGCACCAAGTACGGCTAGTGTGTAGGGACCAGGACTCCCCCCAACGTAGCAGCTTCTCCCCTTGGCAGCTGTTTTGCTGCTGGGGTCACCATCAAGATCGAGAGAGACCCATCTATGAGGACAGCCCCTTCAAGCCCAGGAGCCGGGCTGGCCTATGGGGGTGTGGGGCACCAGTCTGA